A single window of Sparus aurata chromosome 22, fSpaAur1.1, whole genome shotgun sequence DNA harbors:
- the stx11b.1 gene encoding syntaxin-11b.1, translated as MRDRLSNLQEMSSNHGEPMEDEESSVSDSFSNVDLEDELPHEAVVFDNSPALVEVFDQSQEIHREVQLIRLEVKRLREQNSRMFHGVTTMSTIKRDSNAIGADIKSRAEGVLGQLQEMDDTAHKLEEEHGSNSAITRIARTQYACLSNGFRDAMYDYNEAEMSHRDNCKIQIQRQMEIVGRGVTGEEVEEMIEKGQWNIFTDNIVAEGKTARSALTQIEKRHQELVDLENRIKGIHEIFLDIAMLVEEQGSMITSIQTNVQKTDENLQVVLIKLGKAKRHVSNNPFRKMFCSCFPCVD; from the coding sequence ATGAGGGACAGACTGAGCAACCTGCAGGAGATGTCCAGCAACCATGGGGAGCCGATGGAGGATGAAGAGTCCTCTGTCTCCGACTCCTTCAGCAACGTGGACCTGGAGGACGAGTTGCCCCACGAAGCAGTAGTGTTTGACAACAGCCCCGCTCTGGTGGAGGTCTTCGACCAGTCTCAAGAAATCCACCGAGAGGTCCAGCTAATCCGCCTGGAGGTTAAAAGGCTTCGTGAGCAGAACTCTCGGATGTTTCACGGCGTCACCACCATGAGCACCATCAAAAGGGACTCCAACGCCATTGGTGCTGATATAAAGTCCCGGGCTGAGGGTGTGCTAGGTCAACTGCAGGAAATGGATGACACAGCCCACAAGCTGGAAGAAGAACACGGCTCGAATTCTGCCATCACACGTATCGCCAGAACCCAGTACGCTTGTCTCAGCAATGGTTTCCGCGATGCCATGTATGACTATAACGAGGCTGAGATGAGCCATCGGGACAACTGCAAAATCCAGATCCAGAGACAAATGGAGATAGTCGGACGTGGGGTgacaggagaggaggtggaggagatgatCGAGAAGGGCCAGTGGAACATCTTTACCGACAACATTGTGGCTGAGGGTAAAACAGCCCGATCAGCTCTGACCCAGATCGAGAAACGTCACCAAGAGCTGGTGGACCTGGAGAACCGTATCAAAGGCATCCACGAGATTTTCCTGGATATTGCGAtgctggtggaggagcaggGCTCCATGATTACCTCCATCCAAACCAATGTTCAGAAAACCGATGAAAACCTACAGGTAGTCCTCATCAAACTTGGCAAGGCTAAACGTCACGTCAGCAACAACCCTTTTAGGAAGATGTTTTGCAGCTGTTTCCCATGTGTCGATTAG